The sequence GATTTTATGGCTCATCCGCATACCGTCATATTAAGCATTAAAGTGCAATCTTTCTTGCTCTTGAACGGAATTACCCAATCCCATTTCGCAAGCCTAAATGACGGTTAGCTTCTCCCAGGATCTAGTGTTTATCGCCGATTAGAGGCAGTTCTTTGTCCAGCTTGAAAAACGCCAGGAATCTCGATTCTTTACTTTCCTCGTCAGCAGGGTAGCTTCGTCGGGACAGCTTATCGATCAAAGCCGAGTTTTCTTCTTCTCGAATTTTGGTTAAGTATAACCGCTTTCCTTTATATCCGGCGCCGTCCTCTTTGAACAGAAAGGATGCGTGAGGATTCGACCGGATATTCTCGTGAGTGAGCCGGTCCCGCATGATAAATGCCAGTGACCCGTCATCCATGAAATGAGGTCTGGAATAGACCGCTGCATTCACCTTACCACTGCTGTCTGCCGTCGACATAACGCCGAGGCCTTTTATGTTTGAAAAATATTCTTTAAGCTCCATAAGAACCTCCTCAATATGCTAAAAATATGCAGCAGCAAAAAGGCTGCCGCATATTTTGATTATAACGCCCCAGTCTGCCAGCCACCGGTTTAGCCACCGAAATTGCCGGCACCGATTACATCAATGGCGTCCTCGTATTTTACACCGATCACCTTATAGGCATTATCGATTTCTCCTCTTTCAGCCCCCCACTCGGTGGGGCATTCGGTTCGGAGTCGCTCGGTCCGATCATCCAGATCGACCACAAGCATTCGAAGATCTTCAACATTGGAAAGCACTCTTTGCTTATCAGCGGACGGTAATTTGTCCAATTTATGCTGCAAATCAAAAAGTCTTGCCTTCCATACGGTAAGTTCCTGTTCCAATCCTTTGCAATAGTCATTTATATTCATGGTATCCTCCTTATTTTACTTTCAGTCATGTGATCAATAGAAAAGTGATATCTAAAATAATTAGATTCACGGCTATTTTCTGGTACCCCATACGGCAAATATCGGATCCGACCATCTTTTTTCAGAAAAATATTTGTCATGATGCGGTCTGGGCAGACCTCTCATAGAGTAGGTCTGTATATCTTTATACAAACCGGATTGCAGAAAGTACTCCAACACAAGGCCCATGCGTTCGAAATCGTGCAACTCCTTCCAGATACCGGTGACTTTGGGAGGAAACCATCGATTGGAAAAAGTGATCATAAATTGGCCGCCCGTCCTTAAAATCCGTGCGATCTCTTTAAAAACTTCGAACGGATGAATAAGGTATTCAACCGAAAGTGAACAGATTGCGGCATCATAGCCTCCTGTTTCCAAGGGCAAGGTTGGATTTTGATTCAGGTCATAAACCATCCGGTCGGTGAGTCGTACGTTATTATTCAGCTCTTCTATGTTGAGACCAAGTCCGTTCAACTTGTTAAGATTCAGGTTATCTGGAATGTATGATGTCCAACTGCTCATCAGATCAAGCACTCGCATGTTGTCTTTGAGAAATTTGCCGTAAATACCGGTAATCACTTTTACGGCACTCTCATCGATGTGATGGACAAATCTTGGCTGCCGATAGAAACGGTCGTCCGGGCGTTCATCTTGCCGTTTAAACGGAGTGCCAGAAAAAAAATCGGTCGGATGTTTTTCCCACCGGGCTTGCATACCGGGACCGTTTGCAATCAGTTCCATCCAATCGTTACAGCTACCACCACGATCAACCGTTTTGCTGCGGACAGCATTTATGGTTCCTTTGATATAAGTCTTACTTTTCGCCAGCGGATGATTGAAATCAACCATCAGATGATTGTTTTGAACTCCCACACATCGGAATGGCTGGATGTTTTGGGGTAATATGCCGCCGATATCCTCGAGGATCCCTTTGGGATAGAATCGTCCCTCCCGGGGTTCAATATTATCACTCGATTTAAATCGATGGTTAAATTGAGCCTGCTTCACCTCAAAAGTATTCCGCATATTGTTTCCTGGAACCACGATACCCGGTTCAAAATCGATTTCGATCACACCCCCCGCAGCTTTACCATTCAGCCTAGCGAGCAGATCTTCCGGCATACAATCCTTCCAAAAATTAATATGATAAGCTTCGAAATGTTCTGAATGTAACGCTTCTGCACTTTTCCAGTTCATTTCAAAGTGTATGTCTGCAACCGCATTTTGGTTAATGATGTTCATCGCGTTCACCTTTCATCCAATCCGAATGCATTTTTGGAATGTATTGCTACACATGTTATAAGTTAGTACCGCAGGTAATAAAATCAATGGGAGATTTTACATGGTTTATTGATAGGGAAATACCCTTAAAAAATAAAATTCGCCTGCCGATATCGAAGCGTTGCAGACCATCATTCGTCCGGTTGCCAAACACCCGCTGAAAGTGGTTAGGACAGGGACAGCAAATAGGACCTTAAGTTGGTCGACTTATTGGTAATTTTTAATTTGGCTCTAAGGTTTTTGCGGTGGAAATGTATGGTGGTGGGTGAAACATTGAGGAGGTCGGCAATTTCTTTACTGCTTTTGCCATCTCTGATAAGGGTGGCGACCTGCATTTCCTGCGGAGTGAAGAAAATACCGGCAGCAGCCAGGTTTTGCAGAAACGGTGAAATGATATCGTTTACATGGGCATCGATGATTTCAACAAAAGTTTTCTCCCTGGGTTTCAGTCTGGATTTTCTTAATTTATCCAAATAAGGAAGGACCATTTGTTTGATGTTTAGTAAAAATTTCTTTTCCAGATCCACTTTGTCGGCTTCTCTTTGGGTGAGCAATACCTTCAAAGCGATGTTGGATTCCTCGAGGCTTTGCTTTTGAAGTTCCAATTCCTGTTCCCTTGTTTTCAAAGCCTCTTCAGCCAGTTTCAATGCGGTAATATCTTCATGGCTGACCACCACCTGGACCGGGTCTTGATGTTGAATCCGAATCACCCGCATGTAGTACCAGTGTTGCTTATCAGGGGAATGGCATGGATAATCAAATAAAAATTCATCCATATCACCTTTGATCACCGAACGGATACCGTCAGCCACTTTTCTGGCGCGGGTTGCTTCTTCGCCGGTTACCGCCTCACATATTTCCAGGTAATTGACTCCAATGGAATCATGCTCACCCTTCATCTGATTGGCGCCGGCATAATTTATCCAGGACCGATTGGTTTCCATGATGACCCCCTGCGCGTCCAAAATGGCGATGTTAGCCGACAGGCTATTCAAAACGGTTTTGGGCAGCAGGTCGTTGACATCTTTAAATTCCGCATTTGGCCGGTATGGCATGGATTCGTTCCCTATTTATACTGCTAAAAACTTTCGCTACACCTAAGATTTAATGTCTTGTTGGTATCATACCAGGCCACTAAGCTCAATCGATGGCACCCATCATGTAGCTGCCATCAGAAACCGAGCTGGTGAAACAAGGGCCATCTAAAATTTTCTCGTCGTTTTGCGAACATGGTCACCGATTCGCTTGATGCGATCCATTTCCTCTTCGCCCAAAGGCCCCAGTTCAAGAGCCGGAAGATCCTGGCGTAATTGTTCGACGTTTTTGGGTCCGCAAAGACAAACATCCACCGCCGGATTGGACAGCACAAAGCGATAACAATCACTCGGTACCGGTACCGATTCGCCCATCGGCATCTTGGCGGCATTCAGCATCTGACCCCAGCGGGTAGCGGTATAGGTAACGATTCCCGGTCGGTCGTCTTCCGTCAATGAAGAAAAACATTCCTCTTCCGCACCGCGATGGGCCGCATTGTATCGGATGTGAAACAGGTCGAACTGGCCGGTGGCTGCCATTGACGGGAAAAGGGTACGATTGTGTCCCGACATCCCCAAAAATCGAAAAACTCCATTTTCCTTCAATGCCATGACCCGGTCGATCAACTTTGGTGAAGGACGGCGATTGTGCCAGCCTAATATTAGGATATCGGCCTGTTCCAGACCGATTGATCTCAAATTTTTTCTCAACAGGGATTTGGTCAGCAGGCCGGATCTGGCATAGGTGTGAATGGCAACCACCAGCTGGTCTCGCCGGCCTTTTCGACAGAGGTTTACGATGGCCTGTTTCATACCGGCCCGGTGTCGACCGGAACCCAGATAAAAATAATTACAGCCTTTTTCAAACGCCTCCTCGAAGGCACTTGCAGGCGCACCATAACTGGCGGCCAGTCCCAATCGCCCCACGCGCAGACCGGTTCTGCCCAATATGCTCTGTTTGTATTCTTCCATTTCAACGCTTCCCTTTTATGACAGGTTATTCTTCCAGCGCTTAAGGAGCTGATCCGCAGTCAACGGACCGAGGTCGTTTTTTTTAAAAAACTGAAAAATATCCAGCCGGTTACCCTGGGACCACCATTTTTTTAATATATCGCCCGCTTCTTTTTTCAGCATCCAGCCGGTTCCCAGGCTGTCGGAAAGAAAGCTTTCCATAATCGACTCTCCCATCCATCCGAGAAGATAATCGAGGCTGTAAAATTCAGCAACAAGATCAAAAAGGTGACTTTCAGGTTGATGGAAAAAGCCGGTATATCTTGACATTATCCTTGCGTAGGGTTCTCCATCTGAAAGATTTCCATTGGAAAACATGTTAAACTCTGAAATGAATTTGGCTGCATATCGCCTGAACACGGAAAGGTCCTTGAGCATCTTGTAGTAAACCAGCTGTTTGACCTCTCTGGTATCCATGCCCAG is a genomic window of Thermodesulfobacteriota bacterium containing:
- a CDS encoding methyltransferase domain-containing protein, giving the protein MNIINQNAVADIHFEMNWKSAEALHSEHFEAYHINFWKDCMPEDLLARLNGKAAGGVIEIDFEPGIVVPGNNMRNTFEVKQAQFNHRFKSSDNIEPREGRFYPKGILEDIGGILPQNIQPFRCVGVQNNHLMVDFNHPLAKSKTYIKGTINAVRSKTVDRGGSCNDWMELIANGPGMQARWEKHPTDFFSGTPFKRQDERPDDRFYRQPRFVHHIDESAVKVITGIYGKFLKDNMRVLDLMSSWTSYIPDNLNLNKLNGLGLNIEELNNNVRLTDRMVYDLNQNPTLPLETGGYDAAICSLSVEYLIHPFEVFKEIARILRTGGQFMITFSNRWFPPKVTGIWKELHDFERMGLVLEYFLQSGLYKDIQTYSMRGLPRPHHDKYFSEKRWSDPIFAVWGTRK
- a CDS encoding LuxR C-terminal-related transcriptional regulator, with the protein product MPYRPNAEFKDVNDLLPKTVLNSLSANIAILDAQGVIMETNRSWINYAGANQMKGEHDSIGVNYLEICEAVTGEEATRARKVADGIRSVIKGDMDEFLFDYPCHSPDKQHWYYMRVIRIQHQDPVQVVVSHEDITALKLAEEALKTREQELELQKQSLEESNIALKVLLTQREADKVDLEKKFLLNIKQMVLPYLDKLRKSRLKPREKTFVEIIDAHVNDIISPFLQNLAAAGIFFTPQEMQVATLIRDGKSSKEIADLLNVSPTTIHFHRKNLRAKLKITNKSTNLRSYLLSLS
- a CDS encoding pyridoxamine 5'-phosphate oxidase family protein, yielding MELKEYFSNIKGLGVMSTADSSGKVNAAVYSRPHFMDDGSLAFIMRDRLTHENIRSNPHASFLFKEDGAGYKGKRLYLTKIREEENSALIDKLSRRSYPADEESKESRFLAFFKLDKELPLIGDKH